From Rutidosis leptorrhynchoides isolate AG116_Rl617_1_P2 chromosome 3, CSIRO_AGI_Rlap_v1, whole genome shotgun sequence, a single genomic window includes:
- the LOC139902113 gene encoding uncharacterized protein, whose protein sequence is MDLERSSHRGIPSIYIRAIKDMYDGTKSRVRTHVGNTEFFPVEVGLHQGSALSHFLFALILDELSQGIHDSIPWCLIFADDIVLVSETKDELNRKLELWREVLERNGLRISRQKTEYLMSDFNGNENELNDDVESIDRSLVR, encoded by the coding sequence atggatttggagcgatcgtcacatcgggGTATCCCGAGTATTTACATCAGAGCTATTAAAGACATGTACGATGGTACGAAGTCTCGTGTTCGGACGCATGTGGGAAACACGGAGTTTTTCCCGGTGGAAGTTGGCCTACACCAAGGATCGGCACTTAGCCATTTTCTTTTCGCTTTAATCCTCGACGAGTTGTCTCAAGGGATACATGACAGCATCCCATGGTGCTTGATCTTTGCCGATGATATTGTTTTAGTATCGGAAACCAAGGATGAGCTAAATAGAAAACTTGAGCTATGGAGGGAGGTCTTAGAACGAAATGGTCTAAGAATAAGTAGACAAAAAACTGAATACCTTATGAGCGACTTCAACGGGAATGAAAATGAACTCAATGATGATGTGGAGAGCATCGACCGGAGTCTTGTGCGATAA